One segment of Synchiropus splendidus isolate RoL2022-P1 chromosome 4, RoL_Sspl_1.0, whole genome shotgun sequence DNA contains the following:
- the hax1 gene encoding HCLS1-associated protein X-1 — protein MSVFDLFRGFFGVPGGHYRGQRDPFFDAMVHDDDDDDDDDDDFYGDDYRGDQRDPFDRAWRFGFSLGPDGMKIQEPPVFGQVLREMEEIFSLLGHWDRTPHSGLPSILPAQTEDVQKPPGASSGNPLRDYMLKSPDSDRPHARTDPPRERPADESPAFGGSPFHSWSPFSKFHDIWGPEPVRPEKKEDKDLDSAVSSGGLDQILSPPAGQNQPRSRSFFHSVTVTKVVKPDGSVEERRTVRDGQGNEETTVTRSGGFAEGADPHPVPALPGAPHRHSDLRDDSFFSKFFGGFR, from the exons ATGAGCGTCTTCGACTTATTCCGAGGATTCTTCGGAGTACCCGGAGGCCATTACCGTGGTCAAAG GGATCCGTTTTTTGATGCCATGGTCcatgatgacgacgacgacgacgatgatgacgacgatTTCTACGGCGATGACTACAGAGGGGATCAGCGGGACCCGTTTGACAGGGCTTGGAGGTTCGGCTTCAGCTTGGGTCCAGATGGCATGAAGATCCAGGAGCCTCCTGTCTTTGGTCAAGTTCTGCGAGAGATGGAGGAGATATTCTCTCTGCTTGGACACTGGGATCGAACTCCACACTCCG GGCTTCCCTCCATCTTGCCGGCTCAGACGGAGGATGTGCAGAAGCCTCCTGGCGCGTCCAGCGGTAACCCTCTGAGAGACTACATGTTGAAGTCCCCTGACAGTGACAGACCTCATGCACGCACGGATCCACCCCGAGAACGTCCAGCTGATGAGTCGCCTGCTTTTGGAGGCTCGCCGTTTCACAGCTGGTCACCTTTTTCAAAG TTCCATGACATCTGGGGACCCGAGCCGGTCAGgccagagaagaaagaagacaaaG ATCTGGACTCAGCCGTCTCCTCTGGTGGCCTAGACCAGATCCTgtctccccctgctggtcagaATCAGCCTCGGTCCCGATCGTTTTTCCACTCTGTGACGGTCACCAAGGTGGTGAAGCCAGACGGG AGCGTTGAAGAAAGGCGAACGGTCAGAGATGGTCAGGGCAACGAGGAAACCACAGTCACCCGGTCTGGAGGGTTTGCAGAGGGAGCTGACCCTCACCCGGTCCCTGCTCTTCCAG GGGCTCCACACCGCCACTCTGACCTGCGGGACGACTCCTTCTTCTCCAAGTTTTTCGGAGGGTTTAGATAG
- the aqp10b gene encoding aquaporin-10b codes for MERLLSKCQIKSQLVRECLAECLGVYILILFGCGSVAQVTTSRKENGQYLSINLGFALGVMFGVFASRGVSGAHLNPAVSLSLCFLGRHPWTKLPFYVFFQVLGAFLAAATVGLQYYDAIHSFSGGELTITGPTATGGIFCTYPANYLSLWGGFMDQVIGTAALLLCILALGDQRQGPIADGLQPALVGALVLVIGASMGSNSGYAINPARDFGPRLFTYIAGWGEEVFRAGNNWWWIPIVAPCVGALLGALIYQLTVEVHHPPTMSKTLSCPEKTKLEMSPEVKL; via the exons ATGGAGCGTCTCCTGAGCAAGTGTCAGATCAAGAGCCAGCTGGTCCGCGAGTGTCTGGCCGAATGTCTCGGCGTCTACATCCTGATC CTGTTCGGATGTGGCTCCGTTGCCCAGGTGACGACGAGTCGGAAGGAGAACGGCCAGTACCTGTCAATCAACTTGGGCTTTGCTCTTGGAGTGATGTTCGGCGTCTTCGCCTCCCGCGGAGTCTCGG GTGCCCACCTGAACCCAGCGGTGTCACTGAGCTTGTGCTTCCTGGGCCGACATCCCTGGACCAAATTGCCTTTCTATGTTTTCTTCCAAGTGCTGGGAGCCTTCCTGGCCGCTGCCACTGTGGGTCTGCAGTACTACG ATGCTATTCACAGTTTCAGTGGCGGTGAACTGACCATCACGGGCCCCACGGCGACTGGAGGGATTTTCTGCACCTACCCAGCCAACTACCTGAGTTTGTGGGGGGGCTTCATGGACCAG GTGATAGGCACAGCTGCCTTGCTGCTCTGCATCCTTGCGTTAGGTGACCAGAGACAAGGGCCCATCGCAGATGGTCTTCAGCCGGCCCTCGTGGGCGCCCTGGTGCTAGTCATTGGCGCTTCAATGGGCTCCAATTCCGGCTATGCCATCAACCCAGCCAGGGATTTTGGGCCCCGATTATTCACTTACATTGCTGGCTGGGGCGAGGAAGTTTTCAG AGCCGGGAACAATTGGTGGTGGATTCCCATCGTGGCTCCATGCGTTGGAGCTCTGCTCGGGGCGCTCATATACCAGCTGACGGTTGAAGTCCACCACCCTCCAACTATGTCCAAGACCTTATCGTGTCCAGAGAAAACCAAGCTGGAGATGTCACCTGAAGTGAAGctatga